CTTTGCCATGCTGGTCCTCGTCGGCGTGGGCGTGTTCTGGGCCGTGAACCAGCATCGTCAACACCGCCCCGGCCGGCCGGCCGTGAGATCCACGGGTTGCGAAGAGAATCTCAACCAATTGGCCCATGCGGTTCGCCAGTACGCCAACGATCATGGGGACATTCTTCCGGGGGCCACGAATTGGTGTGATCAAGTCCGAGACTATGTCCCGACCATGGAGGTCTACACGTGTCCCGGCGGTAGTTCCGATCAGCGCTCGAGCTTCGCTCTGAACCGGAATGTAGCGGGAAGAAATCAAGAAACCTTGAATCCTGCCACCGTGTTGCTCTTTGAGTCAGGGGTGGGGTGGAACGCCGCTGGCACTCCAGAGATCGCCGGTTCTGCCCGGGGTTTTCTTCATGTTGTCCTGGTCAATGGAGAATTATTGCGGATCGCCCCCGAAGGTGTTTCGAGCCTGCGCTGGGAACCGTAGCCTCATTTGAGATGACTCCCGAGAGACCTCCCCCTTTGCCTCACAGGCATTCCGACGGCTCCGTGCCGAGATCGCGGTGGTGGCAGCCGGCGGTCGTCAATGTCAGATGGTGTGTCATTGTGAATCTGCTGGGCTGCCCGGGATTAGGGACCATCATGGCTCGGCAGCGTGGGGGCTATTTACAGCTGGCCTGCATGCTGACGGGGACCTGCCTTTTGATCGGGTTTATGGTGAGCTATGCTCGGGCGCTGGTGCGTCTGTTTCAGTCGGCCAATCCCGAATCCGGACCCGACCTCACGGGCCATTATTGGCTGCTGGGCTGGGGAGGAGGCCTTTGCGTGGCAGCCTGGATCGCATCCGCCTTCTCTTCATGGCAACTCTGGCGGTCTCAAAAAAGACAGGGCTGACGGATCGCTCGGCTCAGCCGCTTGAGATATTCTTCGCGCGGGATCTGGCTGGCGCCGAGTTGCTCGGTTGTGGGGTTCAGAACTTGAGTGTCGAAAAGTTGGAAACCGCGGGATTCGAGATGTTGAAGCAGGTGATGCAGGGCCACCTTCGACGCGTTGTCCGCGCGGTGGAACATGGATTCTCCGGCGAAAAGCGCCCCCACCTGGACCCCGTAAATGCCCCCCACCAAGTCATCCCCCAGCCAGCACTCCACGCTGTGGGCGTGTCCTGCGTGGTGGAGCGCGGTGTAGGCTGCGACAAACTCCTGGGAGATCCAGGTTTCCTGCCGCGTGGGTGTGGTGACCGCGCAGGCTTCGATCACCTGTTTGAAGGCCCGATCGCGCGTGATGGAGAATGGGTTCTTGCGCAGAAATTTCGCGAGGCTCTTGGAGAGGCGAAAAGAACCGTGTTCGAAAACAGCGCGAGGGTCAGGAGACCACCAGGTGATAGGATCAGCGCTCCACGGAAAGATCCCGCTTTTGTAAGCTAACAGCAGGCGCTCCAGCGAAAGATCCCCCCCGATGGCGACCAGCCCGTCGAGCTCTCCCCGCTGCGCTGTTCGAGGATCGGGAAACCAAAGCTGTCTGGTGAGCAATCGCACGCTGGGTCATTCGTCGGCGGAATCCAAAGCTCGCAGGATCCCGTCGAGCACCATTCCGGAAAAATCCATCCGCAGCAAGTCGTGGAGCCGATCGGGATGCTTCTCGATGGCGGACTCCTGATGCTGCTCCGGGCAGTCGAGGCGGTACCAGCTCGCCACGCGCAGCTCATTGACCACCTGCATGAACCAGTCGACATCTTGGAGCGGCAGGACCAGCCTGGATCCACCGTCCGGTTGCTGCTGAAGGCCAGGACCGCTTAGGAATGCCTCCAACCGACTCCGATAGGCTTCTTTCATTTCGCCGAGCGTGACACTGAGTAACTCCGGATCGGGCGAGGGAGCGGCTGGGCGGCGGTTGGTTTTTTCGCGAGACGCAGGCGGAACGGACCACGGTTCATGCGCCATTGGGTAGGCAGCGAGGGTGAAACTAAGCAGCTGCGTTTCGAGTGCGTTGAGATCGAAAGCCAGGTGCTGTTCGGTTTTGGAAAGCAATTTCACTTAATCCGGCTCCATGGTCGCATGCAGGCTGTAAGCGTGGAGCCGATGGACATAGTGCTCGGCTTTCTCGAGGCTTTCCCGCGCCACCACGCTCTTTCCCTGCTGGTGGACCTCAAGCATGTGCTTTTCGGCGGTCTTTCGGTCCCAGCCGAACACTTTCTGAAACACATGGGAGACATAATTCATCAGGTTGACCGGATCATTCCAGACAATGACGCGGAACACCGGCGCCTTGCCTTCTTTGGACTTGGTCGCGATCTCGTCTTCAGTGTCCGGCACCAAGAGCGGTAATTCCACTTCGGACATATCCTATCCTGGCTCGACGGCCAGACTAAATGGTGGTTCCGTGGGGAATGGTTCCGTTCTTAGGAATGATCACCACGCCGTCGCGAATGTGGTAGAGCGGATGGTCCAGGTCCTGGTCCTTGCCCTCCGGGGAAATGTGGCAGTTGTCTCCTATCCGGGCATTCTTGTCGATGATGGCATTCTCGATGAACGTATTCTGCCCGATGCCCAGCCGCGGCTTGCCGAGCATCTCGTTCTCGATGATGGAATCCTGGGTCTCGTAGTGGTCACAACCCATCATGACCACCCGGTTGAGGGTGGTTCCGCTTCCGACAAGGCTGCGGATCCCGATGATGGACTGCTGTATTTTGGCGTGGTTGATGATGCATCCGTCCGATACCAGGGCGTGATCGATCTGGGCGCCGTTAATTTTTGATCCTGGCAAGAACCGAGGCCGGCTGAAGATCGGGGATGCCATGTCAAAAAAGTTGAAGCGAGGAAGCTCGGCTGCCAGGTCCAAATTGGCTTCGAAGAAGGAGCGAATGGTTCCGATGTCTTCCCAATATCCTTGGAAGACATACGAGAAGACCTGTCGTTTGCCGATGGCGGCCGGAATGATGTGCTTGCCGAAGTCCTTCTCCTCGTTGTTCAGCAGTTGGACGAGCACGTCGCGGTTGAAGACATAGATGCCCATGGACGCCAGGGCATAGTCTTCCTCGCCTTCGATGCCCAGCTGAGCATAGCGGTCTCTTCCCAGCAGCAGCGATTCGAGAACTTTGGGGTCCTTGGGTTTTTCAACGAAGCGGGTGATTCGCTTGGTCTCGTCAATCTGCATGATACCCAGGCCGCCGGCATCCTTGGCCGGAACGGGCATGGTCGCGATGGTCAGTTCGGCTCCCGAATCGACGTGCTGATGCAGGATCCGCCGAAAATCCATCCGGTAGAGCTGATCTCCGCTCAGAATCAAGCAGTAGTCGAAGGAGTGGTTGAGCAGGTGAATCAGGTTCTTCCGGACGGCGTCGGCGGTTCCCTGATACCAGGACGTGTTGGTAAACGATTGTTCCGCCGCCAAAATTTCAACGAAACCGCCGGAGAATTGGTCGAACTTGTAGGATTGATAGATATGCCGGTGCAGCGACGCCGAGTTGAACTGGGTTAGGACGTAGATGCGGCGCAGATTGGAGTTAATGCAGTTCGAGATGGGAACATCCACCAGGCGATATTTGCCGGCCAGCGGAACCGCCGGTTTCGATCGCTCCTTGGTGAGGGGGAAAAGGCGTGTGCCCTGTCCTCCTCCCATGATGATGCACAGCACATTGGTTGTGTTCGGCGTAACCCGCTTAAAAAATGATGTCATATCGAAATCCTATGTAAGACCTTATCCTGGAGCTGCAACCGCAAACCTATACTCGGTTTCTGGCCTGGGGCGCAAGCGGAAGTCGCAAGCGGTTAGAGAAACGTGTAATTTCATGATCAAGACTTTCAGCGAATTGCCGAATCTCATGGAGAGACGGACACGCCCGTGACGCCCCATCGGATTTCCCGTGCGGGGTTCCCAGGCAAATAACTAAATACCAAGCACGCACATGTGTGGAATCGTAGGCTACATCGGAAAACGTGACGCGACACCCATCCTCTTGGAAGGGCTCCGCCGTCTCGAATATCGCGGTTACGATAGCGCCGGAATCGCGCTCGTCAGCGACGGGCAGCTCAAAATCCGGAAAAAGAAAGGCAAGATTGACGAGGGGCTTGCCCGGCTTATTCCCACGCAGCCGATCCATGGGATCGTCGGCATTGGCCACACGCGTTGGGCGACCCATGGACCGCCGTGCGATGAGAACTCCCATCCTCACTTGGACCACTCGGCTCGGATCGCCGTGGTTCACAACGGGGTCATCGAGAACTTCGATACCCTCAAGGAGCGGATGATCCGTGATGGGCACAAATTCCACTCGGCGACCGACACCGAAGTCCTGGCGCACCTCATCGGGGAGCACTATGGCAAGGTGAAGGGCCACAAGGACGGGGTTCACCCGCTCACCCAGGCGGTCATGAATGCGTTGCGGGAGGTCATCGGAACCTATGGTATCGCCGTCGTCTGCGTCGATTATCCCGACCTGATGGTCGGTGCGCGCCGGGGCTCACCGCTGCTGGTGGGAGTTGGGGAAGGGGAACATTTTCTGGCCAGTGATGCCAGTGCCGTGGTGGCTCATACTCGTCAGGTGGCTTACCTCAACGATTACGACGTGGTCACGATCACCCCGGATCGCTTCGATGTCACCAGCCTGGGCAACGATACTGCCAAAGTACAAATCAGCCAGTTGGAGTTCGGAGCCGAGGCGGCGGAGAAGGGGAGATTTCCCCACTACATGCTCAAGGAGATCTTCGAGCAGCCGAAGACGGTCCAAAACGCGATCCGCGGTCGCATCGATTTCGAGGAGGCGATGCCCAAGTTTGGCGGTCTGAACATGACGGTCGCCGAGATGCGGGAGATCGATCAGATTGTCATACCCGCCTGTGGAACCAGCTGGCATGCCGCCTTGATCGGCGAGTATCTGCTCGAGGAACTGGCCCATATTCCAACCGAGGTGGAGTACGCGAGCGAGTTCCGATATCGCAACGCTCCCTTGGAGAAGCATACTCTGGTGCTGGTCATCACGCAGTCCGGCGAGACTGCGGACACCTTGGCCGGCCTGCGGGAATCGCGGCGACGGGGTCACAAGGTCCTCGCGGTTTGCAATGTCGTCGGCAGCACCATCGCCCGCGAGGCGGACGGGGGAATTTACCTGCATGCTGGGCCGGAGATCGGGGTGGCATCCACGAAGGCTTTCACCTCACAAGTCAGCGTCCTGACGCTGTTCGCCACGCTGATGGGCCGTATCCGGATGTTGGCTTCGAACCGGGGCCTTCAGATCCTACGTGCTCTCGAGAAGGTTCCTGAACAGATGGAAAGCATCCTGGAGCAGAACGACAAGATTAAGCAGATCGCCTTGAAATACGCCCAGGCGGATGACTTTTTCTTTTTGGGTCGCCAGTACAGCTTCCCGGTCGCGTTGGAAGGCGCGCTCAAGCTGAAGGAGATTTCCTACATTCACGCCGAGGGGTATCCGGCCGCCGAGATGAAGCATGGCCCGATTGCCATGATCGACGAGAAGACTCCCACGGTGTTTGTCATTCCGACGGACAGCCTCTACGAGAAAGCCATCAGCAACTTGGAAGAGATCAAGGCCCGCAAGGGACCCGTGATCGCCGTGGCAACCGAAGGCAACACGCGCATCAAGGACAAGGTGGATGACGTGATCTATGTCCCGCCCACCCTCGAGCCCATTGCGCCCTTGCTGAGCGCTCTGCCTCTGCAGTTGCTGGCTTACCACATCGCCGTCGCCCGCGGCTGCGATGTCGATAAACCCCGCAACCTGGCCAAGAGCGTCACCGTGGAGTAGAGCAGAGCCGCCGAGGGCCGACACCCACGCTGATCTATTTGCGGAACATCGCGTGATTGGGGTTGCCCATCGACTCGATGTAGGCCAGTAGATCCAGGACTTCATCCTGAGTGAGGCTGTTCACCAGCCCCTCGGGCATGGCTGAGAGCTTGGCTTTGGACTTGGACTTGATCTCGGTCTTCTTGAGTTCTGTTTTGCCACCCGTCAGCGGGCTGGTCAGCAGGACCAGGCGGTCGTCCCGATCCTCGAGCACCCGACCGGTGATTTCCTCATCGTCGGTGCGAATAAAGGTCGTGTTCTCATACTGCTCACTGATGACCTTGCTGGGCTCCAGTATCGAGGACAGCAGATCGAGCCGGGTGAATCGGCTCGAGACAGCGGTGATGTCCGGTCCGATGGCTCCCCCCTCCGGACCGAATCGGTGACACGTGGCGCACTGGGCAGCGAGGAATGCCTCCTTGCCACGCTGGAAGTCGCGGCCCTGCGAGGCCTGGTTAAGCAAGGGCTCCAGGTCGGTCATGCGCCAATCCTTCACGAAGGCGCGAGCCTTCAGATTTGCCTTGGGCATCTCCTTCGATGGCTCCGCGATCAGCAGGGCGAGAGCCTGCTTCTCATCCCCGCTCAGGTGGTTGATGGCATCTCGGCGCAGCCCTTTCATGAATCCGTTAAAGCTAGCGCCGTTGTTGGCTGGAATTCCGACATCCCGAAACCACTGATCGAAAAAGGCTGGGTGAGCCGTCGCCCGGGTCGCCGTGGTGGATCCCGGGAGCGGATCCCCTGGTTTGACATTGAGCCAGGAGAAGAAGCGCTCGCGGTCTCGGGGCGACCAGCCGGGCTTGTGAGTTCTCAGGATCGACATGAAGTAGATCTGATCCTCCTGGACGGTGGAAGCATCCCGCAGATCTAGAATCCGGCTGACGATTCCCGGCGCGCCGAGCGCGGACAGGATGGATGCGA
The DNA window shown above is from Verrucomicrobiales bacterium and carries:
- a CDS encoding DUF4190 domain-containing protein, encoding MYRVRAADGTEHGPLSVETVRAWLADGRVLHRSAARLEEGTEWKPLSEFPDFALSSVSVSSASLPPSAAQPPPPVLPPPLPPIPRSSPQASSPRPRFSILAIASLVLGLFGFLVFPALVGLVCGFVGLSKIRSSRGALKGRMLANIGILLSFAMLVLVGVGVFWAVNQHRQHRPGRPAVRSTGCEENLNQLAHAVRQYANDHGDILPGATNWCDQVRDYVPTMEVYTCPGGSSDQRSSFALNRNVAGRNQETLNPATVLLFESGVGWNAAGTPEIAGSARGFLHVVLVNGELLRIAPEGVSSLRWEP
- a CDS encoding leucyl/phenylalanyl-tRNA--protein transferase; its protein translation is MRLLTRQLWFPDPRTAQRGELDGLVAIGGDLSLERLLLAYKSGIFPWSADPITWWSPDPRAVFEHGSFRLSKSLAKFLRKNPFSITRDRAFKQVIEACAVTTPTRQETWISQEFVAAYTALHHAGHAHSVECWLGDDLVGGIYGVQVGALFAGESMFHRADNASKVALHHLLQHLESRGFQLFDTQVLNPTTEQLGASQIPREEYLKRLSRAIRQPCLF
- the clpS gene encoding ATP-dependent Clp protease adapter ClpS, whose product is MSEVELPLLVPDTEDEIATKSKEGKAPVFRVIVWNDPVNLMNYVSHVFQKVFGWDRKTAEKHMLEVHQQGKSVVARESLEKAEHYVHRLHAYSLHATMEPD
- a CDS encoding glucose-1-phosphate adenylyltransferase, whose product is MTSFFKRVTPNTTNVLCIIMGGGQGTRLFPLTKERSKPAVPLAGKYRLVDVPISNCINSNLRRIYVLTQFNSASLHRHIYQSYKFDQFSGGFVEILAAEQSFTNTSWYQGTADAVRKNLIHLLNHSFDYCLILSGDQLYRMDFRRILHQHVDSGAELTIATMPVPAKDAGGLGIMQIDETKRITRFVEKPKDPKVLESLLLGRDRYAQLGIEGEEDYALASMGIYVFNRDVLVQLLNNEEKDFGKHIIPAAIGKRQVFSYVFQGYWEDIGTIRSFFEANLDLAAELPRFNFFDMASPIFSRPRFLPGSKINGAQIDHALVSDGCIINHAKIQQSIIGIRSLVGSGTTLNRVVMMGCDHYETQDSIIENEMLGKPRLGIGQNTFIENAIIDKNARIGDNCHISPEGKDQDLDHPLYHIRDGVVIIPKNGTIPHGTTI
- the glmS gene encoding glutamine--fructose-6-phosphate transaminase (isomerizing); this encodes MCGIVGYIGKRDATPILLEGLRRLEYRGYDSAGIALVSDGQLKIRKKKGKIDEGLARLIPTQPIHGIVGIGHTRWATHGPPCDENSHPHLDHSARIAVVHNGVIENFDTLKERMIRDGHKFHSATDTEVLAHLIGEHYGKVKGHKDGVHPLTQAVMNALREVIGTYGIAVVCVDYPDLMVGARRGSPLLVGVGEGEHFLASDASAVVAHTRQVAYLNDYDVVTITPDRFDVTSLGNDTAKVQISQLEFGAEAAEKGRFPHYMLKEIFEQPKTVQNAIRGRIDFEEAMPKFGGLNMTVAEMREIDQIVIPACGTSWHAALIGEYLLEELAHIPTEVEYASEFRYRNAPLEKHTLVLVITQSGETADTLAGLRESRRRGHKVLAVCNVVGSTIAREADGGIYLHAGPEIGVASTKAFTSQVSVLTLFATLMGRIRMLASNRGLQILRALEKVPEQMESILEQNDKIKQIALKYAQADDFFFLGRQYSFPVALEGALKLKEISYIHAEGYPAAEMKHGPIAMIDEKTPTVFVIPTDSLYEKAISNLEEIKARKGPVIAVATEGNTRIKDKVDDVIYVPPTLEPIAPLLSALPLQLLAYHIAVARGCDVDKPRNLAKSVTVE